The genomic region AATTAAATTATCGAAAAAAGATCGTATAAGTGTTGCTTGGCGTCACCAGTTTCTTCAGGGTTCTTGGAACTATGAGCGTATGCAAAATGGAGGATGGTGTTATTCAATCATTCCTGCTATAAAGAAACTTTATAAAACTGATGAAGAAAGAGTAGCTGCATTAAAAAGACACTTAGAATTTTATAATACGCATCCATATGTATCTGCACCAGTTATGGGTGTAACTCTTGCCTTAGAAGAAGAAAGGGCTAATGGGGCAGATGTTAATGATCAGTCTATACAGGGTGTTAAAATAGGTATGATGGGACCACTTGCAGGTGTTGGTGACCCAATATTCTGGTTTACATTGCGTCCAATACTTGGAGCTTTGGGAGCGTCATTAGCATTAAGTGGAAATATTATAGGTCCACTAATATTCTTCTTTGTTTGGAATATTATTCGTATGGGATTTTTATGGTATACACAAGAGTTTGGATATAAGGTTGGGAATTCAATAGCGAAAGACTTGTCAGGAGGACTTCTTAGAAAGATTACTCAAGGAGCATCTATACTTGGTATGTTTATCATTGGTTCTCTTGTGCAAAGATGGGTTAGCATTTCTTTTACACCTGTAGTATCTAGAGTTACTCAGCAAGAAGGAGCATATATTGATTGGAGTAAAATACAGTCAGGTGCAGAGGGAATAAAGAGTGCGCTAGAACAATACAGTGCTTTAGGAGCAAATGGGTTGAATATTGAGAAAGTTACTACACTCCAACAAAACTTAGATCAATTGATACCAGGACTTGCAGCATTGCTATTAACTCTTTTATGTTGTTTCTTACTTAAAAAGAAAGTTTCTCCTATATTAATAATAATAGCTTTATTCGTAGTAGGTA from Candidatus Arthromitus sp. SFB-mouse-Japan harbors:
- a CDS encoding PTS system mannose/fructose/sorbose family transporter subunit IID codes for the protein MQEKIKLSKKDRISVAWRHQFLQGSWNYERMQNGGWCYSIIPAIKKLYKTDEERVAALKRHLEFYNTHPYVSAPVMGVTLALEEERANGADVNDQSIQGVKIGMMGPLAGVGDPIFWFTLRPILGALGASLALSGNIIGPLIFFFVWNIIRMGFLWYTQEFGYKVGNSIAKDLSGGLLRKITQGASILGMFIIGSLVQRWVSISFTPVVSRVTQQEGAYIDWSKIQSGAEGIKSALEQYSALGANGLNIEKVTTLQQNLDQLIPGLAALLLTLLCCFLLKKKVSPILIIIALFVVGIVAHLLGIM